One Terriglobales bacterium genomic window carries:
- the ispF gene encoding 2-C-methyl-D-erythritol 2,4-cyclodiphosphate synthase, whose translation MRIGCGYDSHEFQPGIPLKIGGVDIPHPQGLAGHSDGDVLLHALTDALLGAVAAGDIGAFFPPSDPRWKGANSAVFVTEALKQIRIAGYRIANMDSTLILAQPRIGPHAREIQESVARLLGIETSRVSVKAKTPEGTGTENAAIAQVVVLLENA comes from the coding sequence ATGAGGATCGGCTGCGGCTACGATTCCCACGAATTCCAGCCTGGTATTCCTCTCAAGATCGGTGGGGTTGACATTCCGCATCCGCAGGGGCTTGCCGGGCACTCCGACGGCGATGTGCTACTACACGCTCTCACCGATGCGCTGCTGGGGGCGGTTGCCGCCGGGGATATCGGGGCATTCTTTCCGCCGTCTGATCCGCGTTGGAAAGGAGCAAACTCTGCGGTGTTCGTGACCGAAGCGCTCAAGCAGATTCGCATCGCCGGCTACCGCATTGCCAATATGGACTCGACGCTGATTCTTGCTCAGCCAAGAATCGGCCCGCACGCACGCGAAATTCAGGAAAGTGTTGCGCGATTGCTGGGCATTGAGACATCGCGGGTGAGCGTCAAAGCGAAGACTCCAGAAGGGACCGGAACGGAGAATGCGGCCATCGCACAGGTGGTGGTGTTATTAGAAAATGCGTGA